A stretch of Dromaius novaehollandiae isolate bDroNov1 chromosome 8, bDroNov1.hap1, whole genome shotgun sequence DNA encodes these proteins:
- the SMG7 gene encoding nonsense-mediated mRNA decay factor SMG7 isoform X5 — protein MLIAKRIVKCSSARYRNQTSQAESYYRHAAQLVPSNGQPYNQLAILASSKGDHLTTIFYYCRSIAVKFPFPAASTNLQKALSKALESRDEVKTRWSVSDFIKAFIKFHGHVYLSKSLEKLSPLREKLEEQFKRLLFQKAFNSQQLVHITVINLFQLHHLRDFSNETEQHSYSQDEQLCWTQLLALFMSFLGVLCKCPLQNDYQEDSGAAYPLPAVKVSMDWLKLRPSVFQEAVVDERRYIWPWLISLLNSFQPHEEDLSSSNATPLPEEFELQGFLALRPSFRNLDFSKGHQAITGDKEGQQRRIRQQRLIFTGKWIADNQPRLIQCENEVGKLLFLTEIPELLLEDPSEAKESLTLQETSIAEPLSTDGSPGLKSVLSTGRSLNNNCDAGEKPMVTFKENIKPREVNREQGRIYPPKDVGRERRDYSKGIVANKNDGKKDNNKRKNETKKCGLDKMQEAGKQNVAVQVKSQTEMRKTPVSEARKTPVTQTPSQASSSQFIPIHHPGAFPPLPSRPGFPPPTYVVPPPVAFSMSTGYTFPGGVSVPGTFLQPTAHSPAGNQVQAGKQSHIPYSQQRPSGPGPMTQGPQQTPPPSQQPLSSLPAQATAQSASQLQVQALAQQQQSPTKAVQGLGKSPPHHSGFQQYPQTDSSKQLWNPPQVQGSLGKIMPVKQSYYLQAQDPLKLFEQSLQPPVMQQQPLEKKMKPFPMEPYNQNPSEVKVPEYYWDSSYGMADNRVMAQQSSMDRRGKRQGVFRPEQDAVSRMTFEDPKSSPLLPPDLLKSLAALEEEEELIFSNPPDLYPALLGPLASLPGRSLFKSLLEKPSELMSQSSSFLSLSGFSLNQERYPNNSMFNEVYGKNMNTSTKTEVTPSVAHQETSLYSLFEGTPWSPSLPASSDHSTPASQSPHSSNPSSLPSSPPTHNHNSVPFSNFGPIGAPDNRDRRIADRWKTDKPAMGGFGLDYLPATSSSSESSWHQSSTPSGTWAAQGPPMEDSSAVLMESLKSIWSSSMMHPGPSALEQLLMQQKQKQQRGQGTMNPPH, from the exons ATGCTTATTGCTAAAAGAATAGTAAAATGCTCTTCAG ctCGCTACAGGAATCAGACCAGCCAGGCAGAGTCTTACTACAGACATGCAGCTCAGCTTGTCCCTTCCAATG GTCAGCCTTATAATCAGTTGGCTATTCTAGCTTCCTCCAAAGGAGACCACTTGACCACAATTTTCTACTACTGCAGAAGCATTGCTGTGAAgtttcctttcccagctgccTCCACTAACCTACAAAAAGCACTTTCTAAAGCACTGGAGAG TCGTGATGAGGTGAAGACTCGATGGAGTGTGTCTGACTTCATCAAGGCATTTATTAAATTCCATGGTCATGTGTACCTGAGTAAGAGCTTGGAGAAGCTGAGCCCTCTTCGAGAAAAGCTGGAAGAACAGTTCAAG AGGTTGTTATTCCAAAAGGCCTTCAATTCTCAGCAGTTAGTACATATTACTGTTATCAACCTGTTCCAACTGCATCACCTGCGAGACTTCAGCAACGAAACGGAGCAGCACAGTTACAGCCAGGATGAGCAGCTTTGCTGGACGCAGTTACTGGCTCTCTTCA TGTCCTTTCTTGGAGTTCTGTGCAAGTGTCCTTTACAAAACGACTACCAGGAGGACTCTGGGGCTGCATACCCTCTTCCAGCTGTGAAGGTTTCAATGGACTGGCTGAAACTTAGACCCAGTGTTTTCCAGGAGGCAGTAGTTGATGAAAGACGGTA CATATGGCCCTGGCTGATTTCTCTTCTAAACAGCTTCCAGCCCCATGAAGAAGATCTATCCAGTAGTAATG CAACCCCCCTTCCAGAAGAATTTGAATTGCAGGGATTCTTGGCTCTGAGACCCTCGTTCAG GAACTTGGATTTTTCGAAAGGCCACCAGGCAATTACAGGAGATAAGGAAGGGCAGCAACGTAGGATACGGCAACAGCGTCTGATCTTCACAGGCAAATGGATTGCTGACAACCAGCCAAG gtTGATTCAGTGTGAAAATGAGGTAGGAAAGCTGTTGTTTTTGACGGAAATCCCGGAATTATTACTAGAggaccctagtgaagccaaagaGAGTCTCACCTTGCAGGAAACATCAATTGCAGAGCCACTATCCACAGATGGGAGCCCTGGACTCAAATCTGTTCTGTCCACTGGCAGAAGTCTAAACAACAACTGTGATGCAGGAGAAAAACCAATGGTCACATTCAAAGAGAACATTAAGCCGCGGGAAGTGAACAGAGAGCAAGGGCGAATCTATCCACCTAAAGATGTGGGTAGGGAAAGAAGGGACTATAGCAAAGGAATAGTAGCCAATAAGAATGATGGAAAGAAGGATAACAATAAAAGAAAGAACGAGACCAAGAAATGTGGCTTGGATAAAATGCAGGAAGCAGGAAAGCAGAACGTGGCAGTTCAG GTGAAATCGCAGACCGAGATGAGGAAGACTCCGGTGTCTGAAGCCAGGAAAACACCTGTAACTCAGACTCCGAGTCAGGCCAGCAGTTCCCAGTTCATCCCCATTCATCACCCAGGAGCCTTCCCTCCCCTGCCGAGCCGGCCAG GATTCCCACCTCCGACGTACGTTGTCCCCCCACCTGTGGCTTTCTCCATGAGCACGGGGTACACCTTCCCAGGCGGCGTTTCCGTCCCAGGAACCTTCCTCCAGCCCACAGCTCACTCGCCTGCAGGAAACCAGGTGCAAGCTGGGAAGCAGTCCCACATTCCTTATAGCCAGCAACGGCCCTCTGGACCAGGGCCCATGACCCAGGGACCTCAGCAAACACCACCTCCTTCCCAGCAACCCCTCTCATCGTTACCAGCTCAGGCAACAGCACAGTCTGCGAGCCAGTTGCAGGTGCAAGCactggcccagcagcagcagtcccCTACAAAAGCTGTGCAGGGCCTAGGGAAGAGCCCTCCGCACCACTCTGGATTCCAGCAG TACCCCCAGACCGACTCATCAAAGCAGCTCTGGAACCCTCCTCAAGTCCAAGGCTCGCTGGGGAAGATCATGCCTGTAAAGCAGTCCTATTACCTTCAGGCCCAGGACCCTCTAAAACTATTTGAACAGTCATTACAGCCTCCTGTGATGCAACAGCAgcctctggagaaaaaaatgaagcctttTCCAATGGAGCCATATAACCAGAACCCCTCAGAAGTCAAGGTGCCAGAATATTACTGGGACTCTTCCTACGGCATGGCTGATAACAGAGTGATGGCACAGCAGTCCAGCATGGACCGCAGGGGAAAACGGCAAGGAGTCTTCCGCCCAGAACAGGATGCTGTCTCCAGGATGACCTTTGAG GACCCCAAGAGCTCCCCTCTGCTTCCTCCGGACCTGTTAAAGAGTCTGGCTgccttggaggaggaggaagagctgatTTTCTCTAATCCTCCTGATCTTTACCCAGCTCTGCTGGGGCCTCTCGCCTCTCTTCCTGGACGAAGCCTCTTT AAGTCCTTGCTGGAAAAACCATCAGAACTGATGTCTCAGTCGTCATCTTTCCTGTCCCTCAGCGGCTTTTCCCTTAATCAG GAAAGATACCCAAATAACAGCATGTTCAATGAGGTATATGGGAAAAACATGAATACCAGCACAAAAACAGAAGTCACCCCTTCAGTTGCCCATCAGGAGACTTCACTCTATTCTCTCTTTGAAGGGACTCCGTGGTCTCCATCCCTTCCAGCCAGCTCAG ATCATTCGACACCAGCCAGCCAGTCTCCTCACTCCTCCAACCCCAGCAGCTTGCCAAGCTCCCCTCCAACCCATAACCACAATTCTGTTCCCTTCTCCAACTTCGGACCTATTGGGGCTCCAGACAACAGAGACAGGAGAATCGCAGACCGCTGGAAAACAGATAAGCCAG caATGGGAGGAtttggtctggactatctcccagCAACATCGTCGTCTTCAGAGAGCAGCTGGCACCAGTCCAGCACTCCCAGTGGCACCTGGGCAGCCCAAGGTCCCCCTATGGAGGACTCCTCAGCTGTGCTCATGGAGAGCCTGAAG TCCATCTGGTCCAGCTCCATGATGCATCCTGGCCCTTCAGCCCTGGAGCAGCTGTTaatgcagcagaagcagaagcagcaacGTGGACAAGGCACCATGAACCCGCCGCATTGA
- the SMG7 gene encoding nonsense-mediated mRNA decay factor SMG7 isoform X2: MGLKSEIPLRQAEVLKADMTDSKLGPAEVWTSRQALQDLYQKMLVTDLEYALDKKVEQDLWNHAFKNQITTLQGQAKNRANPNRSEVQANLSLFLEAASGFYTQLLQELCTVFNVDLPCRVKSSQLGIISNKQTHTSAIVKPQSSSCSYICQHCLVHLGDIARYRNQTSQAESYYRHAAQLVPSNGQPYNQLAILASSKGDHLTTIFYYCRSIAVKFPFPAASTNLQKALSKALESRDEVKTRWSVSDFIKAFIKFHGHVYLSKSLEKLSPLREKLEEQFKRLLFQKAFNSQQLVHITVINLFQLHHLRDFSNETEQHSYSQDEQLCWTQLLALFMSFLGVLCKCPLQNDYQEDSGAAYPLPAVKVSMDWLKLRPSVFQEAVVDERRYIWPWLISLLNSFQPHEEDLSSSNATPLPEEFELQGFLALRPSFRNLDFSKGHQAITGDKEGQQRRIRQQRLIFTGKWIADNQPRLIQCENEVGKLLFLTEIPELLLEDPSEAKESLTLQETSIAEPLSTDGSPGLKSVLSTGRSLNNNCDAGEKPMVTFKENIKPREVNREQGRIYPPKDVGRERRDYSKGIVANKNDGKKDNNKRKNETKKCGLDKMQEAGKQNVAVQVKSQTEMRKTPVSEARKTPVTQTPSQASSSQFIPIHHPGAFPPLPSRPGFPPPTYVVPPPVAFSMSTGYTFPGGVSVPGTFLQPTAHSPAGNQVQAGKQSHIPYSQQRPSGPGPMTQGPQQTPPPSQQPLSSLPAQATAQSASQLQVQALAQQQQSPTKAVQGLGKSPPHHSGFQQYPQTDSSKQLWNPPQVQGSLGKIMPVKQSYYLQAQDPLKLFEQSLQPPVMQQQPLEKKMKPFPMEPYNQNPSEVKVPEYYWDSSYGMADNRVMAQQSSMDRRGKRQGVFRPEQDAVSRMTFEDPKSSPLLPPDLLKSLAALEEEEELIFSNPPDLYPALLGPLASLPGRSLFKSLLEKPSELMSQSSSFLSLSGFSLNQERYPNNSMFNEVYGKNMNTSTKTEVTPSVAHQETSLYSLFEGTPWSPSLPASSDHSTPASQSPHSSNPSSLPSSPPTHNHNSVPFSNFGPIGAPDNRDRRIADRWKTDKPAMGGFGLDYLPATSSSSESSWHQSSTPSGTWAAQGPPMEDSSAVLMESLKSIWSSSMMHPGPSALEQLLMQQKQKQQRGQGTMNPPH; the protein is encoded by the exons TTATTACAGGAATTGTGCACAGTTTTTAATGTAGACTTGCCATGTCGTGTGAAGTCTTCCCAGCTGGGAATCATTAGCAATAAACAGACGCACACCAGCGCTATTGTGAAGCCGCAGTCTAGCTCCTGCTCTTACATCTGCCAGCACTGCCTTGTCCACCTTGGAGATATCG ctCGCTACAGGAATCAGACCAGCCAGGCAGAGTCTTACTACAGACATGCAGCTCAGCTTGTCCCTTCCAATG GTCAGCCTTATAATCAGTTGGCTATTCTAGCTTCCTCCAAAGGAGACCACTTGACCACAATTTTCTACTACTGCAGAAGCATTGCTGTGAAgtttcctttcccagctgccTCCACTAACCTACAAAAAGCACTTTCTAAAGCACTGGAGAG TCGTGATGAGGTGAAGACTCGATGGAGTGTGTCTGACTTCATCAAGGCATTTATTAAATTCCATGGTCATGTGTACCTGAGTAAGAGCTTGGAGAAGCTGAGCCCTCTTCGAGAAAAGCTGGAAGAACAGTTCAAG AGGTTGTTATTCCAAAAGGCCTTCAATTCTCAGCAGTTAGTACATATTACTGTTATCAACCTGTTCCAACTGCATCACCTGCGAGACTTCAGCAACGAAACGGAGCAGCACAGTTACAGCCAGGATGAGCAGCTTTGCTGGACGCAGTTACTGGCTCTCTTCA TGTCCTTTCTTGGAGTTCTGTGCAAGTGTCCTTTACAAAACGACTACCAGGAGGACTCTGGGGCTGCATACCCTCTTCCAGCTGTGAAGGTTTCAATGGACTGGCTGAAACTTAGACCCAGTGTTTTCCAGGAGGCAGTAGTTGATGAAAGACGGTA CATATGGCCCTGGCTGATTTCTCTTCTAAACAGCTTCCAGCCCCATGAAGAAGATCTATCCAGTAGTAATG CAACCCCCCTTCCAGAAGAATTTGAATTGCAGGGATTCTTGGCTCTGAGACCCTCGTTCAG GAACTTGGATTTTTCGAAAGGCCACCAGGCAATTACAGGAGATAAGGAAGGGCAGCAACGTAGGATACGGCAACAGCGTCTGATCTTCACAGGCAAATGGATTGCTGACAACCAGCCAAG gtTGATTCAGTGTGAAAATGAGGTAGGAAAGCTGTTGTTTTTGACGGAAATCCCGGAATTATTACTAGAggaccctagtgaagccaaagaGAGTCTCACCTTGCAGGAAACATCAATTGCAGAGCCACTATCCACAGATGGGAGCCCTGGACTCAAATCTGTTCTGTCCACTGGCAGAAGTCTAAACAACAACTGTGATGCAGGAGAAAAACCAATGGTCACATTCAAAGAGAACATTAAGCCGCGGGAAGTGAACAGAGAGCAAGGGCGAATCTATCCACCTAAAGATGTGGGTAGGGAAAGAAGGGACTATAGCAAAGGAATAGTAGCCAATAAGAATGATGGAAAGAAGGATAACAATAAAAGAAAGAACGAGACCAAGAAATGTGGCTTGGATAAAATGCAGGAAGCAGGAAAGCAGAACGTGGCAGTTCAG GTGAAATCGCAGACCGAGATGAGGAAGACTCCGGTGTCTGAAGCCAGGAAAACACCTGTAACTCAGACTCCGAGTCAGGCCAGCAGTTCCCAGTTCATCCCCATTCATCACCCAGGAGCCTTCCCTCCCCTGCCGAGCCGGCCAG GATTCCCACCTCCGACGTACGTTGTCCCCCCACCTGTGGCTTTCTCCATGAGCACGGGGTACACCTTCCCAGGCGGCGTTTCCGTCCCAGGAACCTTCCTCCAGCCCACAGCTCACTCGCCTGCAGGAAACCAGGTGCAAGCTGGGAAGCAGTCCCACATTCCTTATAGCCAGCAACGGCCCTCTGGACCAGGGCCCATGACCCAGGGACCTCAGCAAACACCACCTCCTTCCCAGCAACCCCTCTCATCGTTACCAGCTCAGGCAACAGCACAGTCTGCGAGCCAGTTGCAGGTGCAAGCactggcccagcagcagcagtcccCTACAAAAGCTGTGCAGGGCCTAGGGAAGAGCCCTCCGCACCACTCTGGATTCCAGCAG TACCCCCAGACCGACTCATCAAAGCAGCTCTGGAACCCTCCTCAAGTCCAAGGCTCGCTGGGGAAGATCATGCCTGTAAAGCAGTCCTATTACCTTCAGGCCCAGGACCCTCTAAAACTATTTGAACAGTCATTACAGCCTCCTGTGATGCAACAGCAgcctctggagaaaaaaatgaagcctttTCCAATGGAGCCATATAACCAGAACCCCTCAGAAGTCAAGGTGCCAGAATATTACTGGGACTCTTCCTACGGCATGGCTGATAACAGAGTGATGGCACAGCAGTCCAGCATGGACCGCAGGGGAAAACGGCAAGGAGTCTTCCGCCCAGAACAGGATGCTGTCTCCAGGATGACCTTTGAG GACCCCAAGAGCTCCCCTCTGCTTCCTCCGGACCTGTTAAAGAGTCTGGCTgccttggaggaggaggaagagctgatTTTCTCTAATCCTCCTGATCTTTACCCAGCTCTGCTGGGGCCTCTCGCCTCTCTTCCTGGACGAAGCCTCTTT AAGTCCTTGCTGGAAAAACCATCAGAACTGATGTCTCAGTCGTCATCTTTCCTGTCCCTCAGCGGCTTTTCCCTTAATCAG GAAAGATACCCAAATAACAGCATGTTCAATGAGGTATATGGGAAAAACATGAATACCAGCACAAAAACAGAAGTCACCCCTTCAGTTGCCCATCAGGAGACTTCACTCTATTCTCTCTTTGAAGGGACTCCGTGGTCTCCATCCCTTCCAGCCAGCTCAG ATCATTCGACACCAGCCAGCCAGTCTCCTCACTCCTCCAACCCCAGCAGCTTGCCAAGCTCCCCTCCAACCCATAACCACAATTCTGTTCCCTTCTCCAACTTCGGACCTATTGGGGCTCCAGACAACAGAGACAGGAGAATCGCAGACCGCTGGAAAACAGATAAGCCAG caATGGGAGGAtttggtctggactatctcccagCAACATCGTCGTCTTCAGAGAGCAGCTGGCACCAGTCCAGCACTCCCAGTGGCACCTGGGCAGCCCAAGGTCCCCCTATGGAGGACTCCTCAGCTGTGCTCATGGAGAGCCTGAAG TCCATCTGGTCCAGCTCCATGATGCATCCTGGCCCTTCAGCCCTGGAGCAGCTGTTaatgcagcagaagcagaagcagcaacGTGGACAAGGCACCATGAACCCGCCGCATTGA